A single genomic interval of Metasolibacillus fluoroglycofenilyticus harbors:
- a CDS encoding helix-turn-helix transcriptional regulator, whose translation MELNKRQDAILQIVKENGPITGEQIAERLSLTRATLRPDLAILTMAGFLDARPRVGYFYAGKKNTKTLTDSLMNLKVKDFQSVPVIVSENMTVYDAICHMFLEDVGTLFVADQNNCLQGVLSRKDLLRTSIGSQDLNKIPVHIIMTRMPNIAYCTKSDFLIEAAKKLIDREIDSLPVVNETVNGIEIIGRLTKTNVTKAFISLAQIHEL comes from the coding sequence ATCGAACTCAATAAACGTCAAGACGCTATTTTGCAAATTGTAAAGGAAAACGGTCCAATCACAGGAGAGCAAATTGCAGAGCGTTTAAGCTTAACGAGAGCAACATTGAGACCAGACTTAGCAATATTAACGATGGCTGGTTTTTTAGATGCAAGACCACGTGTTGGTTATTTTTATGCAGGCAAAAAGAACACAAAGACATTAACAGACTCCCTTATGAATTTAAAAGTAAAGGATTTTCAATCTGTACCAGTCATTGTTTCTGAAAATATGACCGTTTATGACGCTATTTGTCATATGTTTTTAGAAGATGTAGGTACGTTATTTGTAGCGGATCAAAATAATTGTTTACAAGGTGTTTTATCACGTAAAGATTTATTGCGTACGAGCATCGGCTCACAAGACTTGAATAAAATTCCTGTACATATTATTATGACGCGCATGCCAAATATTGCGTATTGTACAAAAAGTGATTTTTTAATTGAAGCTGCTAAAAAATTAATTGATCGTGAAATCGACTCTTTACCTGTAGTAAATGAAACGGTGAATGGCATTGAGATTATTGGTCGATTAACGAAAACAAATGTGACAAAGGCCTTCATTTCACTTGCACAAATTCATGAATTGTAG
- a CDS encoding pyruvate, water dikinase regulatory protein, translating to MDNLIFFVVSDSVGETGELSVRAAVSQFRPTFQNVEIRRFPRIKSFEELHEVVQLAIQEKAIIVYTLVEKEMRQKLYATALAQHVAAIDLLGPMIELLENSIKQAPLERPGLMHKLDDDYFKRIEAIEFAVKYDDGRDPRGVLLADVVLIGVSRTSKTPLSQYLAHKSLKVANVPLVPEVDPPAELFAVDPKKCFGLIISPENLNGIRKERLKTLGLNDDAIYAQHNRIQQEIEHFTRVANRIGCEVIDVTNTAVEETANVILDKIRARA from the coding sequence TTGGATAATCTGATTTTTTTTGTTGTCTCAGATTCTGTAGGTGAAACAGGGGAATTATCAGTTAGAGCGGCGGTTAGTCAATTTAGACCGACCTTTCAAAATGTAGAAATTCGCCGTTTTCCACGCATTAAAAGCTTTGAAGAGCTTCATGAAGTTGTGCAACTCGCTATACAGGAAAAGGCAATCATTGTTTATACATTAGTAGAAAAAGAGATGCGGCAAAAGCTCTATGCCACTGCTTTAGCACAACATGTCGCAGCGATTGATTTGCTCGGTCCGATGATAGAGCTATTGGAGAATTCAATCAAACAGGCACCATTAGAGCGACCGGGGCTTATGCATAAATTAGATGATGATTATTTTAAGCGGATTGAGGCAATTGAATTTGCGGTAAAGTATGATGACGGTCGAGACCCGCGCGGTGTGCTACTTGCTGATGTCGTTTTAATAGGTGTTTCAAGAACATCCAAAACGCCTTTATCACAATATTTAGCACATAAAAGCTTAAAAGTAGCAAATGTGCCACTCGTACCAGAAGTCGACCCACCAGCTGAGCTTTTTGCAGTAGACCCTAAAAAATGCTTCGGTTTAATTATTTCACCTGAAAACCTCAATGGCATACGAAAAGAGCGCTTAAAAACGCTCGGCTTAAATGATGATGCGATTTATGCACAGCATAATCGCATTCAACAGGAAATTGAACATTTCACTCGTGTTGCTAACCGTATTGGCTGTGAGGTAATCGACGTGACAAACACAGCAGTGGAAGAAACAGCAAATGTTATTTTGGATAAAATACGTGCAAGGGCATAA
- the dnaG gene encoding DNA primase produces MTKKIPEQLIEQIRSQSDIVDVISDYMQLTKRGRNWFGLCPFHGEQTPSFSVSQDKQIFHCFGCGAGGNAITFVMDIENITFPDAVVKLGERAGVQLDAELTTSAQPAKTISKAEANMRQAHDFAMEFYHHLLMNTEDGEEALQYLLNRGFTEELIESHKIGWALPSWDSLTTFLERKEFSLEEMAECGLVIRRESDGSYFDRFRGRIMFPIRDDNGKVIAFSGRILNTDAEEAKYMNSPESPIFHKSEILYNLDKARATIRKTRQVVLMEGFVDVLAATNAGVTNAVATMGTSLTPQHIQRLKRLVEQITVCYDGDSAGMEGARRSSQLLKAERLKVEVAVLPDKLDPDDYIRQYGAEAFKTQIIDKPHAYIAFMMMYARRNKNFQFENDVLQYVQEVLEELVGVSSPIERDLYITQLANETSISQEAIYAQYRKLEATKSKRYKDEQIPLHEVAPVPLTQKPLTATERAERLLLSHMLHNVHVVDKVLQSGEEPFVRDEYMAVFVRLIGFYEEFSTADYQRFVEVIEDSELRKIVMEAALAERAPDYAEAEIADCLKHIKKHRIQLEIDTLRQNQSEAEKMHEYKQAMEIMQKIVHLRRTLATM; encoded by the coding sequence ATGACCAAAAAAATACCTGAACAATTAATTGAACAAATTCGTTCACAGTCGGATATAGTTGATGTTATTAGCGATTATATGCAGCTGACGAAAAGAGGGCGTAACTGGTTTGGTTTATGTCCGTTTCACGGGGAGCAAACGCCCTCCTTCTCCGTTTCGCAAGATAAGCAAATATTCCATTGCTTTGGTTGTGGGGCAGGTGGGAATGCAATTACATTTGTGATGGATATTGAAAATATAACATTCCCAGATGCTGTTGTGAAACTTGGTGAACGAGCAGGCGTCCAATTAGATGCAGAGCTAACGACTAGTGCACAGCCTGCAAAAACCATTTCAAAAGCCGAAGCAAATATGCGACAGGCACATGATTTTGCAATGGAGTTTTACCATCATTTATTAATGAATACCGAGGATGGGGAAGAAGCTTTACAATATTTATTGAATCGCGGCTTCACCGAGGAGTTAATTGAAAGCCATAAAATTGGCTGGGCATTGCCTTCATGGGATTCACTTACTACATTTCTAGAAAGAAAAGAATTTTCATTAGAAGAAATGGCTGAATGTGGACTTGTGATTCGACGGGAAAGTGATGGTTCTTATTTCGATCGCTTTAGGGGACGAATTATGTTTCCAATTCGCGACGATAATGGGAAGGTGATTGCGTTTTCAGGGCGAATTTTAAATACAGATGCTGAAGAAGCAAAATATATGAACAGTCCTGAATCACCAATTTTTCATAAAAGCGAAATACTATACAACTTAGATAAAGCGCGGGCTACAATTCGAAAAACACGTCAGGTTGTTCTAATGGAAGGATTTGTCGATGTATTAGCAGCGACAAATGCAGGCGTTACGAATGCAGTTGCGACGATGGGCACATCGCTTACACCACAGCATATCCAAAGGCTCAAACGCTTAGTGGAGCAAATTACGGTTTGCTATGATGGGGATTCTGCTGGAATGGAGGGAGCGCGTCGCTCAAGTCAGTTGCTCAAGGCTGAACGCTTAAAAGTAGAGGTGGCTGTTTTACCGGACAAGCTCGACCCAGATGACTATATACGTCAATATGGTGCTGAAGCGTTTAAAACACAAATAATTGACAAGCCCCATGCTTATATTGCTTTTATGATGATGTATGCAAGGCGCAATAAAAATTTTCAATTTGAAAATGATGTGCTGCAATACGTACAAGAAGTGCTAGAAGAGCTTGTTGGGGTATCTTCACCAATAGAGCGTGATTTATATATAACGCAGCTTGCGAATGAAACATCTATTTCTCAAGAAGCTATTTATGCACAATATCGAAAACTAGAGGCAACAAAGTCAAAACGCTATAAAGATGAACAAATACCGCTGCATGAAGTTGCTCCAGTACCATTGACGCAGAAGCCGTTAACTGCAACGGAGCGCGCAGAACGACTACTGCTTTCACACATGCTTCACAATGTGCATGTAGTCGATAAGGTTTTGCAGAGTGGCGAGGAGCCCTTTGTAAGAGATGAGTATATGGCTGTTTTTGTTCGACTAATCGGCTTTTACGAGGAGTTTAGTACAGCCGATTATCAACGGTTTGTAGAGGTAATTGAAGATTCAGAGTTACGTAAAATTGTCATGGAAGCTGCATTAGCAGAACGAGCTCCAGATTATGCAGAGGCAGAAATTGCAGATTGCTTAAAGCATATTAAAAAACATCGCATCCAGCTTGAAATTGACACATTACGTCAAAATCAGTCGGAAGCAGAAAAGATGCATGAATATAAACAAGCAATGGAGATTATGCAAAAGATTGTCCATTTAAGAAGAACTTTAGCGACGATGTAA
- the rpoD gene encoding RNA polymerase sigma factor RpoD, whose amino-acid sequence MADKSERSKETVNELSLEEVKALLQSKAKTEGEISMKEISDRLAAFELESEEIFHFAENIESHGITVEGKEEFEEDALSKQEANEETFDLNDLSVPPGVKINDPVRMYLKEIGRVDLLSAEEEIRLAERIEQGDEEARKRLAEANLRLVVSIAKRYVGRGMLFLDLIQEGNMGLIKAVEKFDHRKGFKFSTYATWWIRQAITRAIADQARTIRIPVHMVETINKLIRVQRQLLQDLGREPSPEEIGEEMDLTPEKVREILKIAQEPVSLETPIGEEDDSHLGDFIEDSEAQSPSDHAAYELLKEQLEDVLDTLTDREENVLRLRFGLDDGRTRTLEEVGKVFGVTRERIRQIEAKALRKLRHPSRSKRLKDFLE is encoded by the coding sequence ATGGCGGACAAATCAGAACGCTCAAAAGAAACAGTAAATGAACTATCGTTAGAGGAAGTAAAGGCGCTTCTTCAAAGTAAAGCAAAGACAGAAGGCGAAATTTCGATGAAAGAAATTTCTGATAGACTAGCTGCTTTTGAGCTAGAAAGCGAAGAAATCTTCCATTTTGCGGAAAATATCGAAAGTCACGGTATTACGGTAGAAGGTAAAGAGGAATTCGAAGAAGATGCGTTGTCTAAGCAAGAAGCGAATGAAGAAACATTTGACTTAAACGATTTGAGTGTGCCACCGGGTGTTAAAATTAATGACCCTGTGCGCATGTACTTAAAGGAAATAGGTCGTGTTGATTTACTTTCTGCTGAAGAAGAGATTCGTTTAGCGGAGCGTATTGAGCAGGGCGATGAAGAAGCGCGTAAACGTTTAGCGGAAGCGAACTTGCGTCTCGTTGTATCGATTGCAAAGCGCTATGTTGGTCGCGGCATGTTATTCCTGGATTTAATCCAAGAAGGAAATATGGGGCTTATTAAAGCGGTTGAAAAATTCGACCATCGCAAAGGCTTTAAATTTTCTACTTATGCAACATGGTGGATACGCCAAGCGATTACACGTGCAATTGCTGACCAAGCTCGTACAATCCGTATTCCTGTGCATATGGTTGAAACCATTAATAAACTGATTCGTGTACAGCGTCAATTGCTACAAGATTTAGGACGTGAGCCGTCCCCAGAAGAAATTGGCGAGGAAATGGACTTAACACCTGAAAAAGTGCGTGAAATTTTAAAAATTGCTCAAGAGCCTGTTTCACTTGAAACGCCAATTGGTGAAGAAGATGATTCACATTTAGGCGATTTTATCGAAGATTCTGAGGCACAATCACCTTCAGACCATGCAGCTTATGAGCTTTTAAAGGAACAGCTTGAAGATGTGCTTGATACGTTAACTGACCGTGAAGAAAACGTACTTCGCTTACGTTTTGGATTAGATGATGGACGTACAAGAACACTTGAGGAAGTGGGAAAAGTGTTTGGCGTTACACGTGAGCGTATTCGTCAAATCGAGGCGAAGGCACTGCGTAAGCTGCGTCATCCGTCCCGTTCAAAACGTTTAAAAGACTTTTTAGAATAA
- a CDS encoding acyl-CoA dehydrogenase family protein, translating into MFFDLTDEQRMIQRTMKEFADEVVAPGAIDRDRKKAFPKEIFEQLSKMGIMGLPFPEEYGGAGADTISFAIVTEELSRVCASTGITYSAHISLGGAPLHLFGTKEQKERYLTPICTGESFGAFGLTEANAGSDAGGTETRAVLADNQFTINGSKMFITNASYAKHLALTAITDMKDGKKEISAIIVPTDAKGFTIKDEYEKMGLNASNTTELILENVVVPEENLLGTKGNGFKQFLQTLDGGRIGIAAMAVGIAQGALNKAVQYAKERKQFGKAIADFQATQFKLADMAVKVEIARTYVYKAAWLKDQGRPFSKEAAIAKYYASEMAMEVCDEAIQIHGGYGYMREYEVERYMRDAKLLEIGEGTSEVQKLVIARHILTD; encoded by the coding sequence ATGTTTTTTGATTTAACAGATGAGCAACGTATGATTCAACGCACAATGAAAGAATTTGCAGATGAGGTAGTGGCACCGGGCGCTATTGATCGCGACAGAAAGAAAGCGTTTCCAAAAGAGATATTTGAGCAATTAAGCAAGATGGGGATTATGGGATTGCCATTCCCAGAAGAGTACGGTGGTGCTGGAGCAGATACAATTAGCTTTGCCATTGTGACGGAGGAGTTAAGCCGCGTATGTGCTTCGACAGGCATTACATATTCCGCTCATATTTCTTTAGGAGGAGCACCTCTTCATTTATTTGGCACGAAAGAACAAAAAGAGCGTTATTTAACGCCAATTTGTACGGGAGAATCCTTCGGTGCTTTTGGTTTAACAGAGGCGAATGCGGGTTCTGATGCAGGTGGTACTGAAACTCGAGCGGTACTTGCAGATAATCAATTTACGATTAATGGCTCAAAAATGTTTATTACAAATGCTAGCTACGCCAAGCATTTAGCATTAACGGCCATCACAGATATGAAGGATGGAAAAAAGGAAATAAGTGCGATTATTGTACCGACAGATGCTAAAGGATTCACGATTAAGGATGAATATGAAAAAATGGGCTTAAATGCCTCTAATACGACAGAGCTTATTTTAGAAAACGTTGTTGTACCAGAGGAAAATTTACTTGGTACAAAGGGGAATGGCTTTAAGCAATTTTTACAAACATTAGACGGTGGACGTATCGGTATTGCGGCAATGGCTGTAGGTATAGCACAAGGTGCTTTGAATAAAGCTGTACAATATGCTAAGGAACGTAAGCAATTCGGCAAAGCGATTGCTGATTTTCAGGCGACACAATTTAAACTAGCGGATATGGCAGTAAAGGTGGAAATTGCACGTACATATGTGTACAAAGCGGCTTGGTTAAAGGATCAAGGACGTCCTTTCAGCAAAGAAGCAGCAATTGCTAAATATTACGCATCCGAGATGGCAATGGAAGTGTGTGATGAAGCAATCCAAATACATGGCGGTTATGGCTATATGCGCGAATATGAGGTAGAGCGATATATGCGTGATGCCAAGTTATTAGAAATCGGTGAGGGAACTTCTGAGGTACAGAAGCTAGTAATTGCAAGACATATTTTGACTGATTAA
- a CDS encoding c-type cytochrome, which produces MKNNPVFPYILILAFGIGLIFFMSINGAGGNEEAEGGETTEQTDGAALTAGCIGCHGGDLTGGMGPNLHGIALSKEEIVDILTNGKGAMPAGTAKGNEEAVAEYILSLE; this is translated from the coding sequence ATGAAAAACAATCCAGTTTTTCCGTACATCTTAATTTTAGCATTCGGTATCGGACTTATTTTCTTCATGTCAATAAACGGTGCTGGAGGCAACGAAGAGGCTGAAGGCGGCGAAACAACTGAACAAACAGATGGCGCAGCATTAACGGCTGGTTGTATTGGTTGTCACGGTGGCGATTTAACAGGTGGTATGGGACCAAATTTACATGGCATAGCACTATCTAAAGAGGAAATCGTTGATATTTTAACGAATGGTAAAGGCGCAATGCCTGCAGGTACTGCAAAAGGTAACGAGGAAGCAGTAGCTGAATACATTTTATCTTTAGAATAA
- a CDS encoding tRNA (adenine(22)-N(1))-methyltransferase — protein sequence MNAQKLSKRLETVASFVPTGAIVADIGSDHAYLPCYLVQQGIVSGAIAGEVVKGPYESALRQVRAEGLTNNIKVRLADGLAAVEQGDEVDTITIAGMGGPLIVSILEKHPEVLRSVTRLILQPNIHAKVIREWALVHGWAILDEVILEEDDKIYEILVLQRGAMHLTSAEILLGNHLIAQRSATFVKKWTKEIDNWQRILQDLNKAETTPEIQAKKEELQILIQLVEGVLSS from the coding sequence ATGAACGCGCAAAAGCTATCTAAACGATTAGAAACAGTAGCCTCCTTCGTACCAACAGGTGCAATTGTAGCAGATATCGGGAGCGATCATGCTTATTTACCGTGCTATTTAGTGCAGCAAGGCATCGTTTCAGGCGCAATAGCAGGTGAGGTTGTAAAAGGTCCATATGAGTCTGCGCTACGTCAAGTGCGTGCGGAAGGGTTAACAAATAATATTAAGGTGCGATTAGCTGATGGTTTAGCCGCTGTTGAACAGGGGGATGAGGTTGATACGATTACAATTGCAGGAATGGGTGGTCCTTTAATTGTCTCGATATTAGAAAAACATCCGGAAGTGCTACGTTCAGTGACCCGCTTAATTTTACAACCAAATATTCATGCAAAAGTTATACGTGAATGGGCATTAGTACATGGCTGGGCAATTTTAGATGAAGTAATTTTAGAGGAGGATGATAAAATCTATGAAATACTCGTATTACAGCGCGGAGCAATGCATTTAACATCTGCTGAAATTTTACTGGGAAATCATTTAATTGCACAGCGTTCAGCTACCTTTGTGAAGAAATGGACGAAGGAAATAGATAATTGGCAAAGAATTTTACAGGATTTGAATAAAGCAGAAACAACGCCTGAAATACAAGCGAAGAAAGAGGAGCTACAGATATTAATTCAACTTGTCGAAGGGGTGCTATCATCATGA
- a CDS encoding Nif3-like dinuclear metal center hexameric protein — translation MKLVNGNEIIQLFESWSPKKLACMPNDPIGLAIGTVNKTVTKVLVTLDVTMAVVEEAIEQGCELIIAHHPPIFRKLSHLRTDTPAGQLYEKCLKHDIAVYAAHTNLDVVEGGVNDLLADALQLENRKILEHTYSEQLIKLAVYVPAEYATTVRTALANAGAGQIGAYDTCSFTTVGEGRFRALEGANPFVGEIGEVNIEPEQKIEVVFPSSQKNRVLKAMLNAHPYEEPAYDVWAMALTTNEAGLGRIGTLQEPLTLQQFAEFVKVQLNVPCLRVVGDLQQTVAKVAVVGGDGNSYIAAAKRAGADVFVTGDIGFHMAQDAEVNGLSIVDPGHHVEKVMIKGVTEKMTALCKEKKLPVQFIESTIHTEPFQFI, via the coding sequence ATGAAATTAGTGAATGGAAATGAAATTATTCAATTGTTCGAAAGCTGGTCACCGAAAAAGCTTGCATGTATGCCAAATGACCCAATCGGACTAGCTATTGGGACAGTGAATAAAACGGTAACGAAAGTGCTTGTTACTCTAGATGTAACGATGGCAGTAGTGGAGGAGGCAATCGAGCAAGGCTGTGAGCTAATTATTGCCCATCATCCACCTATTTTTCGTAAGCTAAGTCATTTACGAACAGATACACCAGCTGGACAGCTTTACGAAAAATGCTTAAAGCACGATATTGCAGTTTATGCAGCCCATACGAATTTAGATGTTGTAGAGGGTGGTGTGAATGATTTACTGGCGGATGCGTTACAGCTTGAAAATCGCAAAATTTTAGAGCATACATATAGTGAGCAGCTCATAAAGCTAGCTGTATATGTGCCTGCTGAATATGCAACGACAGTAAGAACAGCCCTAGCTAATGCGGGAGCAGGGCAAATAGGTGCTTATGATACATGCAGCTTTACGACGGTTGGTGAAGGGCGTTTTCGTGCTTTAGAGGGAGCCAATCCATTTGTAGGTGAAATAGGTGAAGTAAATATAGAGCCAGAGCAAAAAATCGAGGTTGTCTTCCCAAGCAGTCAAAAAAATCGTGTATTAAAAGCGATGCTTAATGCACATCCATATGAGGAGCCAGCTTATGATGTATGGGCAATGGCACTCACGACAAACGAGGCGGGCTTAGGTCGTATCGGCACGTTACAGGAGCCCTTAACATTGCAGCAGTTTGCAGAATTTGTGAAAGTACAGTTAAATGTTCCTTGCTTACGGGTGGTAGGTGATTTACAGCAAACTGTGGCAAAAGTAGCTGTCGTAGGCGGCGATGGTAATAGTTATATTGCAGCCGCAAAACGTGCAGGTGCAGATGTCTTTGTCACAGGAGATATCGGCTTCCATATGGCGCAAGATGCGGAGGTCAATGGGTTAAGCATTGTAGATCCAGGACATCATGTGGAAAAGGTTATGATTAAAGGTGTTACGGAGAAAATGACAGCGCTATGCAAGGAGAAAAAACTGCCTGTACAATTTATCGAGTCGACAATTCATACAGAGCCGTTCCAATTTATTTAA
- a CDS encoding aspartyl-phosphate phosphatase Spo0E family protein: MLKHFFEKTILKYRIELKRKQMYKIAKDLGYTHPKVVESSQQLDTLLNIYLKRAS; encoded by the coding sequence ATGTTGAAACACTTTTTCGAGAAAACGATTCTGAAATATAGAATCGAATTAAAAAGAAAGCAAATGTATAAAATAGCCAAGGACTTAGGCTACACACATCCAAAAGTAGTTGAATCCAGCCAGCAATTAGATACATTACTCAACATATACTTAAAAAGAGCTTCGTAG
- a CDS encoding 4-hydroxy-3-methylbut-2-enyl diphosphate reductase: MKVIKINPRGYCYGVVDAMVIARNAALDKSLPRPIYILGMIVHNKHVTDAFEKDGIITLDGENRKEIIEQVEQGTVIFTAHGVSPEIREIAKRKGLISIDATCPDVTVTHDLIREKSALGYDIIYIGKKGHPEPEGAIGVAPEHVHLVQSVKDVEQLNITNEKLLVTNQTTMSQWDVSTLMDSLQQKFPHIEVHKEICLATQVRQEAVAEQAGAAELLIVVGDPMSNNSNRLTQVSEEIANTKSYRIADISELKIEWLEGIETVAVTAGASTPTPIVKEVIAFLEKYDPADTSTHELTRTVTLDKILPKIKEPKPVEKIMPY; encoded by the coding sequence ATGAAAGTAATTAAAATAAATCCACGTGGTTATTGCTATGGCGTTGTTGACGCAATGGTCATCGCGCGCAATGCTGCATTAGATAAATCTTTACCAAGACCTATTTATATTTTAGGGATGATTGTTCATAATAAACACGTTACGGATGCTTTTGAGAAGGACGGTATTATTACACTGGACGGGGAAAACCGTAAAGAAATTATTGAACAAGTGGAGCAAGGCACTGTTATTTTTACCGCGCACGGTGTTTCGCCGGAAATTCGCGAGATTGCAAAACGAAAAGGGCTTATTTCAATCGATGCGACTTGCCCTGATGTAACCGTAACACATGATTTAATTCGTGAAAAATCGGCATTAGGCTACGACATTATTTATATTGGGAAAAAGGGACATCCCGAACCAGAAGGTGCAATTGGCGTAGCTCCTGAACATGTTCATCTTGTTCAATCTGTTAAAGATGTTGAGCAGTTAAATATTACAAATGAAAAATTGCTCGTAACGAACCAAACAACGATGAGCCAGTGGGATGTTTCCACACTAATGGACAGCCTACAGCAAAAATTCCCTCATATCGAGGTGCATAAAGAAATTTGCCTTGCTACACAAGTACGACAAGAGGCAGTAGCAGAGCAAGCAGGGGCAGCGGAATTACTAATCGTTGTTGGGGACCCTATGTCAAACAACTCCAATCGCTTAACACAGGTGTCGGAGGAAATTGCCAATACGAAATCATACCGCATTGCCGATATTAGTGAGCTCAAGATAGAATGGCTAGAAGGGATTGAAACAGTTGCTGTAACAGCAGGTGCCTCTACACCGACGCCAATCGTTAAAGAAGTTATTGCTTTTTTAGAAAAATACGACCCTGCAGATACGTCAACTCACGAGCTTACTCGCACTGTAACACTTGATAAAATATTACCAAAAATTAAAGAGCCTAAGCCTGTAGAAAAAATAATGCCCTATTAA
- the vrrA gene encoding VrrA/YqfQ family protein, with the protein MRPLPYFQMPMPYSAPPYGFMPRGFAPFMRANAFTPPMPMGMGMPMQAAQAAQAAAATPKWETFLQTANSFMNNAQKFTPYVQQAAPMIKNLPALWRMYRGFRNSQNESSTIHAPHKDIKGRNAESSSRPLERQTRPSVPRIYQPPFEP; encoded by the coding sequence ATGCGCCCGTTACCGTATTTCCAAATGCCTATGCCTTATTCTGCTCCCCCGTATGGTTTCATGCCAAGAGGCTTTGCACCATTTATGCGTGCTAATGCATTTACCCCACCAATGCCAATGGGAATGGGGATGCCTATGCAGGCGGCACAGGCAGCTCAAGCAGCCGCCGCCACACCAAAATGGGAAACCTTTTTACAAACTGCTAATAGCTTTATGAATAATGCACAAAAATTCACACCTTATGTGCAACAAGCTGCACCAATGATTAAAAATTTACCAGCCCTTTGGCGAATGTATCGAGGCTTCCGCAATTCACAAAATGAATCCAGCACGATTCATGCGCCGCATAAGGATATTAAAGGCAGGAATGCAGAAAGCTCTAGTAGACCACTTGAGCGTCAAACACGTCCGTCTGTACCAAGAATTTATCAGCCACCCTTCGAGCCTTAA